DNA sequence from the Parasphingorhabdus cellanae genome:
GCTTCGACCACCAAAGCTACGAGCAGAAGCGCGCTATTCATCCCGATGGCCGTTACGATTGGCTCCCAAATTGTCACAAACGCCGAACCGGAACCACCAAGGGTTCCCCCTATCGCTGATGCCAATTTGCACCTCCACCCCATAAGCCTGCCCCATGATTGCCGCCGTCATAACCTCTTCGCGCGGTCCAGAGGCCAGAATTGCGCCTTCTTTCAGCACGATGATATTATCCGCAAAGCGCGCCGCCTGGGTCAGATCATGCAACACCACAATCACACCATTTCCAGCGATGGCATAGGATTTCAGACGCTCCAGAACATCAAATTGATGCGCGGGGTCCAGGCTTGCCAGCGGCTCGTCAGCCAATAACCATTGCGGTTCACCGGCCAGTACGCGGGCCAGCAATACCCGACCCTGTTCGCCGCCGGACAGGCGCATCGCCTTGCGATCCGCAAGATCGGTGCAATCTGTCGCTGCCATTGCCTTGACCACGGCTTCATGATCCGCCGCGCTCATGCCCCAGCGGCCGGAATGGGGCAGCCGCCCCAACCCTACGATGGTTTTAACATCCACATTCCAGTGAATATCGGGGCGCTGCGGCAATAGCCCGATGGCCCGGCCGCGTTCGCGATTGTCCAGCGACAATAGAGGGCGATCATCCAATGTCACCGATCCGCTTTGCGGTTCGCGCAGACCGACAAGACAGGATAGCAGGCTGCTCTTACCCGCGCCATTGGCGCCCAATATGACGGTAACTTTGCCCGGTTCAAACTGTCCGCTCACGCCTCTTAATATTTCCCGCCCGCGCAGCGTGAGAGTCAGATTTTCAAAGGAGAGCAACATTATGCCAGCTCCCGATGCATTTTGAACAATAGCATCATGAAAAATGGCGCGCCGAGCAAGGACATAGCGATGCCCAGCCGCAATTCGCTAACACTCGGCAAAATGCGCACACCGCTGTCCGCCGCAACGACCAGCAACGCTCCGGCCAGTGCCGATGGCAACATTACGGCGGATGGTTGATGCCCGGCAAACGGACGCACCAGATGGGGAACGATCAGACCAACAAAACCAATAATGCCGGCCACGGCCACAGATGCACCGACGGTCAGCCCTACTCCGATCACGGCCAGCCCTTGCAGGCGAAGTACATTGACGCCCATGGACCGGGCGGCATCCTCCCCCAATGTCAAAGCGTCCAGTGACTTTCCGGTGGCCATTAAAAACAGCATGCCCAATGCGATCAGCGGCACCGCCAACTTCACATCATCCCAGCTGCGATCGGTCAGCGCGCCCATCAGCCAGGTTACTATTTCGCTAGTCGCAAATGGCGTGGGGGCCAAACTGATCATCAAAGACGTCAGCGCCCCGGCAAGACTGGCGATAATCACCCCGGCAAGAGTGAATAGGATCAAACTGCCCGAACGCCCGGCAAGCATGGCCAGAAGCCCCATGCCTATAGCGGCGCCGATTAACGCAAAGGCCGGCAAAAGCCATGCGGTCATTGCATATCCAAAATAAAGCGATGTCACCGCGCCCAATGCCGCGCTGCTCGACACGCCGAAAACCCCGGGATCGGCCAGCGGATTGCGCAAATACCCCTGCATCGCCGCACCCGCCATGCCCAGACCCGCCCCGATTGCAGCCCCTAAAATCGTTCGCGGAATGCGCAGCTCCATGATGATGAGCCCGCTCAAATCATCGCTCCACCACATGGCAGGCGCGACCCACACCTTGCCTGCCATTAAAGAAAGCAGCATCGCCGCAACAAGCCCAATCGCCAAAAGACCA
Encoded proteins:
- a CDS encoding ABC transporter ATP-binding protein, with the translated sequence MLLSFENLTLTLRGREILRGVSGQFEPGKVTVILGANGAGKSSLLSCLVGLREPQSGSVTLDDRPLLSLDNRERGRAIGLLPQRPDIHWNVDVKTIVGLGRLPHSGRWGMSAADHEAVVKAMAATDCTDLADRKAMRLSGGEQGRVLLARVLAGEPQWLLADEPLASLDPAHQFDVLERLKSYAIAGNGVIVVLHDLTQAARFADNIIVLKEGAILASGPREEVMTAAIMGQAYGVEVQIGISDRGNPWWFRFGVCDNLGANRNGHRDE
- a CDS encoding FecCD family ABC transporter permease, with protein sequence MTAFRLNGLLAIGLVAAMLLSLMAGKVWVAPAMWWSDDLSGLIIMELRIPRTILGAAIGAGLGMAGAAMQGYLRNPLADPGVFGVSSSAALGAVTSLYFGYAMTAWLLPAFALIGAAIGMGLLAMLAGRSGSLILFTLAGVIIASLAGALTSLMISLAPTPFATSEIVTWLMGALTDRSWDDVKLAVPLIALGMLFLMATGKSLDALTLGEDAARSMGVNVLRLQGLAVIGVGLTVGASVAVAGIIGFVGLIVPHLVRPFAGHQPSAVMLPSALAGALLVVAADSGVRILPSVSELRLGIAMSLLGAPFFMMLLFKMHRELA